A window of Actinomycetota bacterium contains these coding sequences:
- a CDS encoding amino acid ABC transporter permease encodes MATQQFVRPSRGVDWFLRESTPLGFAAAVVGGLALATVTIGGIATVVALGATPLTRLLGGLHSQELRWVLQVGAGLGLLALATGAVTVRWMPTKLAREESVAGAVLGAQAAVLGLGALWFLQGRIDTFARNFFDFDQIRPHVGAFVAGAKNTVLLAATGEAIGIALGLLLAVFAISKRAVVRAPARAYINFFRGTPLLWQLSFIYFGLALGLQWGVSTYMAAIVAFGLNTAAYAAEVFRAGIQSIERSQLEAARGLGMSYMQAMRYAIVPQAVRRVIPPLMNEFVILIKDTSLVIFLGLTDAQRELMSVGQQGYSNSFNATFFVATAVGYLAVSLPMIRAVNALEKRLRSGLVGVTGA; translated from the coding sequence ATGGCGACCCAGCAGTTCGTCCGTCCGTCGCGCGGCGTTGACTGGTTCCTGCGTGAAAGCACTCCGCTTGGTTTCGCTGCGGCGGTTGTCGGCGGTCTGGCCTTGGCGACGGTAACCATCGGAGGTATCGCGACTGTTGTGGCGCTCGGAGCGACTCCGTTGACGCGTCTGCTTGGAGGGCTGCATTCGCAGGAACTTCGCTGGGTACTCCAGGTCGGAGCCGGGCTCGGACTTCTGGCGCTGGCCACCGGTGCGGTCACCGTTCGGTGGATGCCGACAAAGCTCGCGAGAGAGGAGTCCGTGGCGGGCGCGGTCCTCGGAGCGCAGGCGGCCGTGCTGGGGCTGGGAGCCCTGTGGTTCCTGCAGGGACGCATCGACACGTTCGCGCGCAACTTCTTCGACTTCGACCAAATTCGCCCGCATGTCGGTGCATTCGTGGCCGGAGCGAAGAACACAGTCCTCCTGGCTGCGACGGGCGAAGCGATCGGGATTGCGCTGGGGCTTCTGCTGGCGGTCTTCGCTATTTCCAAACGAGCCGTCGTGCGCGCGCCGGCGCGCGCGTACATCAACTTCTTTCGCGGGACGCCTCTGCTGTGGCAACTGTCGTTCATCTACTTCGGTCTGGCCCTCGGGCTGCAGTGGGGCGTCTCCACATACATGGCTGCAATTGTTGCTTTCGGCCTGAACACTGCGGCGTACGCGGCCGAGGTGTTTCGCGCCGGGATTCAATCAATCGAACGTAGTCAACTGGAGGCCGCGCGCGGCCTCGGCATGTCGTATATGCAAGCGATGCGTTACGCGATCGTTCCGCAGGCGGTTCGGCGGGTAATCCCCCCCCTGATGAACGAGTTCGTCATCCTGATCAAGGACACTTCGCTCGTCATCTTCCTGGGTCTCACCGATGCTCAGCGCGAGCTGATGTCGGTGGGGCAGCAGGGATACTCAAACAGCTTCAACGCGACGTTCTTTGTCGCGACGGCAGTCGGGTATCTGGCGGTGAGTC
- a CDS encoding transporter substrate-binding domain-containing protein has translation MARRSSRVVVAGLVMLALAGSACAKTRTTVRESPSPSPSFTTLAQGTLKVGSDIPYPPFEYKDKSDKLVGFDVDLMEAIAAKLGLTVEWVTSNFDTIFTSLAADKFDAVVSAVTAYAPQGSPAYDVVTKRRELVSFATAYYSSLQSLTVNAKRTPALATTDGLKSGDRVGVQNGTTGKFWADANLKPKGIQIVGYVKAPTMFDALEAGQLVGVVNDLPVSLEAIKSKSDLKVTQQIETGEQYGIAIAKSNPGLLAAVNAALDEMFADGSYATIFTKYFPDQQLPSYAKK, from the coding sequence ATGGCACGTCGGTCGTCGCGTGTGGTTGTGGCCGGGTTGGTGATGCTTGCGCTGGCCGGTTCGGCCTGCGCAAAGACCAGGACGACTGTGAGGGAGAGCCCGTCACCGAGCCCGTCGTTTACGACGTTGGCGCAAGGCACTCTGAAGGTCGGCTCGGACATCCCGTACCCACCCTTCGAGTACAAAGACAAGTCGGACAAGCTCGTGGGCTTCGACGTTGATCTGATGGAAGCGATAGCGGCCAAGCTCGGCCTGACCGTGGAGTGGGTGACGAGTAACTTCGACACCATCTTCACCTCACTTGCCGCCGACAAGTTCGACGCCGTCGTATCGGCGGTGACTGCGTACGCGCCGCAAGGGTCTCCCGCGTATGACGTCGTGACGAAGCGGCGGGAGTTGGTGTCGTTTGCAACCGCGTACTATTCCTCTTTGCAGTCGCTCACGGTGAACGCAAAGCGGACTCCGGCGCTCGCGACGACCGACGGCCTCAAGTCCGGCGACCGAGTCGGCGTGCAGAACGGAACGACCGGCAAGTTCTGGGCCGACGCGAATCTGAAGCCGAAGGGCATCCAGATCGTGGGCTACGTGAAGGCGCCCACGATGTTCGATGCGCTGGAAGCGGGGCAGCTCGTCGGCGTCGTGAATGACTTGCCGGTGTCGCTGGAGGCGATCAAGAGCAAAAGCGATCTGAAGGTGACTCAGCAGATCGAGACCGGCGAGCAGTACGGGATCGCAATCGCGAAATCCAACCCGGGCCTGCTGGCCGCGGTCAACGCAGCGCTTGACGAGATGTTCGCCGACGGGTCCTACGCGACCATCTTCACGAAGTACTTCCCCGACCAGCAGTTGCCTTCGTACGCAAAGAAGTAG
- a CDS encoding response regulator encodes MSDSVRPRVVVAEDDAIIRLDLAEMLREEGYEVFEAADGETAVALARATSPDLVILDIKMPGKDGIEAASEISEEWIAPVLILTAYSQRELVERATEAGAMAYLVKPFQRRDLLPAVEVAKARFQQLTALVSEVGGLNQQLEARKTVERAKGVLMDRFGLREAAAYRFIRQSAMRRRLPMADVAQAVLDGHISPEE; translated from the coding sequence ATGAGCGATTCCGTCCGGCCGCGGGTTGTTGTAGCCGAAGACGATGCGATCATCCGGCTGGACCTCGCGGAAATGCTGCGCGAAGAGGGCTACGAGGTTTTCGAGGCTGCCGACGGAGAGACCGCGGTCGCGCTGGCGCGCGCAACGTCTCCCGACTTGGTGATCTTGGACATAAAGATGCCGGGGAAGGACGGGATCGAAGCGGCGTCCGAGATATCGGAAGAGTGGATCGCGCCGGTTCTTATCCTCACGGCGTACTCGCAGCGGGAACTCGTCGAGAGGGCGACCGAGGCCGGAGCAATGGCCTACCTCGTCAAGCCGTTCCAGCGGCGGGACTTGCTGCCGGCCGTCGAAGTCGCCAAGGCTCGCTTTCAGCAACTCACGGCGTTGGTGAGCGAAGTAGGGGGCCTCAATCAACAGCTTGAAGCGCGCAAGACGGTCGAGCGAGCCAAGGGCGTGTTGATGGACCGCTTCGGTCTGCGTGAAGCCGCCGCGTATCGCTTCATTCGGCAGTCGGCAATGCGCAGACGGCTGCCGATGGCCGATGTCGCGCAGGCCGTCCTCGACGGGCACATCTCACCCGAGGAATAA
- a CDS encoding acyl-CoA dehydrogenase family protein — MHRLVLVPSGRLGILSRVMEPFLQDPPRFTNRFRTDRALRATLERLLPEDVYLELAPELDAMGALAAGELADLVEQAERNPPRHVPWDAWGRRIDRVDVDPAWLRIIEIGREAGVVAAAYEDRFGAWARVAQFALLDLYDPSSATADCPLSMSDAAARVLIAESPELAERWVPGLTARRDAVTAGQWMTEIEGGSDVSRSSTVARRRVDGTWTLHGAKWFTSAIVPADVALLLARPEGAEQGSRGLSLFFMELRDASGSWNGITIRRLKDKLGTKSLPTAEVDLDGAVAVQVGDLGHGVRKIATMLNITRVHAAFGSVGAMGAALDLARDYAGRREAFGRPIGELPLHRAWIARVAAEVEAAQGLAYRAAELLGAAERTGEGAELVRVVMPLAKMAISRQAVWVTSELMESFGGAGYVEDTGIPRMLRDAHVNCIWEGTTSVLALDVLRALAKSPQAAAAFCEDVEARARAYDHPLIAGPARAVRDATVSLRQMMLEAHEGAARRIAWGMARTYEAALLCEAAGWALDKKGDARAATAAALFTSEPLVGPGVPVDDAELGALAFGRDEAF, encoded by the coding sequence ATGCACAGGCTTGTGCTTGTTCCATCGGGCCGGCTCGGGATACTGTCGCGGGTCATGGAGCCGTTTCTGCAGGATCCCCCTCGGTTCACGAACCGTTTCCGAACCGACCGCGCGCTGCGCGCCACGCTCGAGCGTTTGCTTCCCGAGGATGTCTACCTGGAGCTTGCCCCCGAACTCGACGCAATGGGCGCGCTGGCCGCCGGCGAATTGGCCGATCTCGTTGAGCAGGCCGAGCGCAACCCCCCGCGTCATGTTCCCTGGGACGCCTGGGGGCGACGCATCGACCGCGTGGATGTTGATCCGGCATGGCTGCGCATTATTGAGATCGGGCGAGAGGCCGGGGTCGTCGCCGCGGCATACGAGGACCGTTTCGGTGCGTGGGCGCGTGTCGCGCAGTTCGCGCTGCTGGACTTGTACGACCCATCTTCGGCGACGGCCGATTGTCCACTGTCGATGAGCGATGCCGCCGCGCGCGTGCTCATTGCGGAGTCGCCGGAACTCGCGGAACGCTGGGTCCCGGGCTTGACTGCGCGGCGCGACGCGGTGACGGCCGGACAGTGGATGACCGAGATCGAGGGCGGGTCGGACGTGTCGCGCTCGAGCACGGTCGCGCGCCGGCGTGTCGATGGCACTTGGACGCTGCACGGCGCGAAGTGGTTCACGTCGGCAATCGTTCCGGCCGACGTTGCGTTGCTGCTCGCTCGGCCGGAAGGCGCCGAGCAAGGGAGCCGTGGGCTGTCGTTGTTCTTCATGGAGTTGCGCGACGCCTCGGGTTCGTGGAACGGGATCACGATTCGCCGCCTGAAGGACAAGCTCGGCACCAAGTCGCTGCCTACTGCCGAAGTGGATCTGGATGGCGCCGTGGCGGTTCAGGTGGGCGACCTGGGACACGGAGTGCGCAAGATCGCAACGATGTTGAACATCACGCGCGTGCACGCCGCCTTTGGTTCCGTGGGAGCGATGGGCGCAGCGCTGGATCTTGCACGGGATTATGCGGGTCGTCGCGAAGCGTTTGGTCGCCCGATAGGCGAACTGCCGCTGCACCGTGCCTGGATCGCGCGAGTCGCTGCCGAGGTCGAGGCGGCGCAGGGGTTGGCCTACCGGGCGGCCGAGCTGCTGGGGGCGGCCGAGCGGACCGGCGAGGGCGCCGAACTCGTACGCGTCGTGATGCCGCTGGCGAAGATGGCTATCAGCCGTCAAGCGGTGTGGGTCACCAGCGAGTTGATGGAGTCCTTTGGCGGGGCCGGGTACGTGGAGGACACCGGCATTCCTCGGATGCTGCGGGATGCACACGTGAACTGCATTTGGGAGGGAACGACTTCGGTGCTGGCTCTGGACGTGTTGCGCGCGCTGGCGAAGTCCCCTCAGGCGGCGGCTGCGTTTTGCGAGGACGTCGAGGCACGGGCGCGCGCCTACGACCACCCTCTGATCGCCGGCCCGGCGCGCGCGGTTCGGGATGCCACCGTTTCGTTGCGGCAGATGATGTTGGAGGCCCACGAAGGCGCGGCACGGCGAATCGCTTGGGGCATGGCTCGCACGTATGAGGCGGCGCTGCTGTGCGAGGCGGCCGGCTGGGCGCTCGACAAGAAGGGCGACGCGCGCGCGGCCACCGCTGCGGCACTGTTCACCTCGGAGCCACTCGTGGGCCCCGGCGTGCCCGTCGATGACGCCGAGTTGGGTGCACTGGCGTTCGGGCGGGACGAGGCATTCTGA
- a CDS encoding HAMP domain-containing sensor histidine kinase: MSLALRFWGNPRRIPPRIARWIALAVVIESTVIVGAGRSGWPHATVTALLVATALLASLACFTTARSTPVPAAWRALGACAGAWAAVEAVQAWFEFFAHRTEPIPSLADVAFMGAAVGALTAAVSFSGRPRSPARLWLDAAIAAGALGFVAWSAVVAHASRIEFASTAQRITTFGHPLIDAVVVGVLAVLALSRHAPTTGVALACTGLAVLAAGDAASWRLDPLGPAPAILDAVRITGYLLLASAARVIGPRDVSQRTPSSLRFSAGPSAVTVLMAVGVAAVNQARGIGLDASLFWIALGVIVAAIARSVVSASDNSARARGFEAKVAERTAELEDALARADEARKTEDAFVATVSHELRTPLTTMLGATITMLRPEIPMCEDARVLAGIAHRGAERMSSLVEEMLIASGIGGADRPTPGISFDAGARLLTVLNAHHASAHRTHTSIDSSLPAEGDPERFEIAISQLLENAVKFAPHGPIDVSARNTARGVEIRVRDYGPGIPADARERIFDRFYQADAGITRSCGGSGLGLFIARRLVEAMGGSLVLESVAPGAAFCLSLPASGRRRLSLKPPAWHEPSGVNSAI, encoded by the coding sequence ATGTCTCTTGCACTGCGTTTTTGGGGCAATCCGCGCAGGATTCCCCCCAGGATCGCGAGATGGATTGCGCTCGCGGTCGTCATCGAGTCCACGGTTATCGTCGGTGCTGGTCGTTCCGGATGGCCGCACGCAACGGTCACAGCCCTTCTCGTCGCAACAGCGCTCCTCGCGTCGCTCGCGTGTTTCACCACCGCGCGCAGCACACCCGTCCCCGCAGCGTGGCGCGCCCTTGGAGCGTGCGCCGGCGCCTGGGCTGCCGTCGAGGCGGTGCAGGCCTGGTTCGAGTTCTTCGCGCATCGGACCGAACCGATCCCCTCGCTTGCCGACGTCGCATTCATGGGGGCGGCCGTCGGAGCACTCACGGCTGCAGTGTCGTTCTCCGGGCGGCCTCGATCGCCGGCCCGACTCTGGCTCGATGCGGCCATTGCGGCCGGGGCGCTCGGCTTCGTCGCGTGGAGCGCCGTCGTCGCGCATGCATCCCGGATCGAGTTCGCATCGACGGCCCAGCGCATTACAACGTTCGGGCACCCGCTGATCGACGCAGTCGTCGTGGGCGTCCTTGCGGTGCTCGCCCTATCTCGGCACGCTCCGACTACCGGCGTCGCGCTCGCATGCACCGGACTCGCAGTTCTCGCGGCGGGCGACGCCGCTTCGTGGCGCCTGGATCCACTGGGCCCGGCGCCGGCGATCCTCGATGCCGTTCGGATCACCGGGTACCTCCTGCTCGCATCGGCTGCGCGCGTGATTGGTCCACGCGACGTCTCGCAACGGACCCCAAGCAGCCTGCGGTTCTCGGCAGGACCCTCCGCGGTTACCGTCCTGATGGCAGTCGGCGTCGCCGCGGTGAACCAGGCCCGCGGCATCGGTTTGGACGCCTCGCTGTTTTGGATCGCGCTGGGCGTCATCGTCGCGGCGATCGCACGCAGCGTAGTCTCGGCCTCGGACAACAGCGCGCGCGCGCGTGGATTCGAAGCCAAAGTCGCAGAACGCACGGCGGAGTTGGAGGATGCGCTGGCGCGCGCCGACGAAGCGCGCAAGACCGAGGATGCCTTCGTCGCCACGGTCTCACACGAGTTGAGGACTCCGCTGACCACGATGCTCGGAGCCACGATCACGATGCTTCGCCCCGAGATCCCCATGTGCGAGGACGCCCGCGTCCTTGCCGGCATCGCACACCGCGGAGCAGAGCGCATGTCGAGTCTGGTGGAAGAGATGCTCATCGCTTCGGGCATCGGCGGCGCCGACCGTCCGACGCCCGGGATCTCGTTCGACGCCGGCGCGCGCCTGCTCACAGTCCTGAACGCTCACCACGCGAGCGCCCATCGCACGCACACCTCAATCGATTCCTCGCTGCCCGCAGAGGGGGACCCCGAGCGCTTCGAGATCGCCATCTCTCAACTACTGGAGAACGCGGTGAAGTTCGCCCCTCACGGACCCATCGATGTCTCGGCGCGAAACACGGCGCGTGGAGTCGAAATCCGTGTCCGCGACTACGGTCCGGGCATCCCCGCAGACGCTCGCGAACGCATCTTCGATCGCTTCTACCAGGCCGACGCGGGCATCACCCGTTCGTGCGGCGGTAGCGGCCTCGGGCTCTTCATCGCGCGCAGACTGGTCGAAGCGATGGGGGGGTCTCTGGTCCTCGAGAGCGTCGCACCCGGCGCGGCGTTCTGCCTATCGCTGCCGGCCTCCGGACGGCGTCGACTCTCGCTCAAGCCGCCCGCGTGGCACGAGCCGTCGGGAGTCAATAGCGCGATATGA
- a CDS encoding PAS domain S-box protein — protein sequence MARDEANDINAVNAPAVQWTDDLVRRVIETSLDAIVVVDGRGAIAFANQQTAKMFGYNDEELLGASVEMLVPERLRSRHRPHREGYGEKPQPRPMGIGLDLFARRKDGSEFPVEISLAPFDSPAGPLVSANIRDISHQRALEAMNSRLAAIVESSSDAIIGTNRQRIITAWNAGAERVYGHPASDALGRSIALLVSPEKSDECPAIFDAAFDGTTTEGFETQRLRRDGRQIDVSLTVSPIVDRRTGVVTGASIIARDITEKKAAEQALSVFIANAAHELRTPLTTLAGFADVLAIHRHTMNEEQMEQAFEVVRRQGARARELIDNLLDLSRIDAGSPSVTLQSVALRAAIEHAVDLAIPPDGVRVRTEVPEGINVIADPLRLDQIVINLLTNAYRYGGPNVTLTASSSHGTAVLRVADDGPGVPEELVPRLFDPFARGGDVAGTPGSGLGLAIVRRLVDAFGGEIRHEHNSPTGAIFALRLKVQS from the coding sequence ATGGCCCGAGACGAGGCAAACGACATCAACGCGGTGAACGCACCGGCTGTCCAATGGACCGACGATTTGGTGCGTCGAGTCATCGAGACATCGCTCGACGCAATCGTCGTCGTGGATGGACGCGGCGCGATCGCGTTCGCGAACCAACAGACCGCGAAGATGTTCGGATACAACGACGAGGAGTTGCTGGGAGCGTCCGTGGAGATGCTCGTCCCTGAACGCCTGCGGAGCCGCCACCGGCCGCATCGCGAGGGGTACGGCGAGAAGCCACAGCCACGCCCGATGGGCATCGGGCTGGACTTGTTCGCGCGGCGAAAGGATGGCTCGGAGTTTCCGGTAGAGATCAGTCTTGCGCCTTTCGACTCTCCCGCCGGACCACTCGTCTCGGCAAACATTCGCGACATCAGCCACCAACGCGCGCTTGAGGCGATGAACAGCCGGCTCGCGGCCATTGTCGAGTCCTCCTCGGATGCGATCATCGGAACCAACAGGCAGCGCATCATCACGGCATGGAACGCCGGCGCGGAACGCGTGTACGGCCATCCGGCATCCGACGCTCTCGGTCGATCGATCGCCCTCTTGGTGTCGCCCGAGAAGTCGGATGAGTGCCCTGCGATCTTCGACGCAGCCTTCGACGGAACCACGACCGAAGGCTTCGAGACGCAACGCTTGCGACGCGATGGAAGACAGATCGACGTCTCGCTGACGGTCTCGCCGATCGTTGATCGGCGCACCGGCGTCGTCACAGGCGCGTCCATCATCGCGCGCGACATCACCGAGAAGAAGGCCGCCGAACAGGCACTGTCTGTGTTCATCGCGAATGCGGCCCACGAACTTCGCACGCCGTTGACGACGCTGGCCGGATTCGCCGACGTACTCGCCATCCATCGGCACACGATGAACGAGGAGCAGATGGAGCAGGCCTTCGAAGTCGTGCGGCGCCAGGGCGCGCGCGCAAGAGAGCTGATCGACAACTTGCTGGATCTCTCCCGCATCGACGCCGGCAGTCCGTCGGTAACTCTGCAGTCGGTAGCATTGCGCGCAGCCATCGAACATGCCGTTGATCTCGCCATACCGCCCGACGGAGTGCGCGTGCGCACCGAAGTCCCCGAGGGGATCAACGTCATCGCCGATCCGCTACGGCTTGACCAGATCGTGATCAACCTGCTGACGAACGCCTACCGCTACGGGGGCCCTAACGTGACCCTGACCGCATCCTCGAGTCACGGGACGGCCGTCCTTCGCGTGGCCGACGACGGCCCCGGGGTCCCTGAAGAACTGGTTCCGCGCCTGTTCGATCCCTTCGCGCGCGGCGGTGACGTCGCCGGCACGCCGGGGTCCGGACTCGGACTCGCCATCGTTCGACGCCTGGTGGACGCATTCGGCGGTGAGATCCGGCACGAACACAACTCCCCTACCGGAGCGATCTTTGCGCTTCGGCTGAAGGTCCAGTCGTGA
- a CDS encoding response regulator — MNRTVLVVDDEPDIRLMLGALLSVNGYDVLQAPTGREALELLEENHTDAVLLDIRLPDIDGWEVLRHMRAEEHTADIPVVLVSAYAGQDARTAAADLGCLDVFDKPFAAERLVETIDRLVAV; from the coding sequence GTGAACCGAACCGTCTTGGTCGTCGACGACGAGCCCGACATCCGCTTGATGCTCGGGGCGCTTCTCTCCGTAAACGGATACGACGTCCTGCAGGCTCCAACCGGCCGTGAAGCCCTGGAACTGCTGGAAGAGAACCACACCGACGCCGTCTTGCTCGATATCCGCCTGCCCGACATCGACGGGTGGGAAGTCCTTCGCCACATGCGCGCCGAGGAGCATACCGCCGACATTCCGGTCGTCTTGGTTTCGGCGTATGCCGGCCAGGACGCCCGCACAGCGGCCGCCGACCTCGGCTGCCTGGACGTCTTCGACAAGCCGTTTGCGGCCGAGCGCTTGGTTGAAACGATCGACCGTCTTGTTGCGGTGTAG